A single genomic interval of Chryseobacterium paludis harbors:
- a CDS encoding NAD(P)H-dependent oxidoreductase, translated as MRHLIIYAHHNENSLNHHLLQTVIESLASQNHEIVVRDLYAINFDPVFSLKDIQEQRKGNLADDIKHEQEFITWAEHVTFIYPIWWTGMPAIMKGYIDRVFSYGYAYRYDQGVQKGLLAGKQTIIINTHGKSHEEYERIGMDKALSLTSDKGIFTYCGFEINQHFFFDKADKVAPEELEIWKEQIRNTYLEIHNGTESISHQELGMIQPS; from the coding sequence ATGAGACATCTAATTATTTACGCACATCATAACGAAAACAGTTTAAACCATCATCTTTTACAAACCGTTATTGAAAGTCTGGCCTCTCAAAATCATGAAATAGTAGTAAGAGACTTATATGCAATCAACTTTGATCCGGTTTTTTCTCTAAAAGACATCCAGGAACAAAGAAAGGGAAACCTAGCTGATGATATAAAACACGAACAGGAATTTATTACATGGGCAGAACATGTTACCTTTATTTATCCAATCTGGTGGACAGGAATGCCGGCTATTATGAAAGGCTATATCGACAGGGTTTTTAGCTATGGCTATGCTTACAGATATGATCAGGGAGTTCAAAAAGGTCTATTGGCTGGTAAGCAAACCATAATCATTAATACCCATGGTAAATCCCATGAAGAGTATGAGCGTATCGGAATGGATAAAGCACTTTCTCTTACTTCTGATAAGGGGATCTTCACTTACTGTGGTTTTGAGATCAATCAACATTTCTTTTTCGACAAAGCTGATAAAGTAGCTCCTGAAGAGCTCGAAATCTGGAAAGAGCAGATCAGAAATACTTACTTAGAAATTCATAACGGAACCGAGAGCATTAGCCATCAGGAACTTGGAATGATCCAGCCATCCTGA